In Dromaius novaehollandiae isolate bDroNov1 chromosome 3, bDroNov1.hap1, whole genome shotgun sequence, the following are encoded in one genomic region:
- the LOC135327797 gene encoding uncharacterized protein LOC135327797 isoform X2 yields MNFSPIAMDGVISPAFLWFLMLVLTFYLLLTFNKHKEGSCKKRRWRGSDEEPRAAFSLWEEDPEESSGSSGSQYTGVLEMLITDRWEMDLNFDNIIRSVKEASKRLTWEAINSSSITCDSASEASFSSGTSFSPASDYSLTSTLGSQASSFSGESFSSFTDGEGLAQGSRVQPVLADPRPSQEKQQDLATRPPGREVGASCHMAGSGLQQQHLEVHLDVPPQCPGVLGFHVGETETTFLYPDAQEDLEERVQKKKLEMQLGLPAAVCKSLHADLSWPPSPPPLPAKPDTEQVSSMQRQTFPGKAEFSAVELDFSWNGKESLECLIQENEWQQEAGLSASLGEPQQELPSSAPRTPQWHAEPDEVVVPSVQELPFLDNTVKKQLELHIIKMQMKQRFGPPARIPACKKVAAPVAGQKASQPPPPHRGAGLPYRSPLQHWTRHAQTRCSAEEPPGPKQEKSRCPTSPMMREQRLSSQSRRQPEEESPEKEEATDLVMACPGQQQGQACSAPRAFLRAAQEMSWKDKEVSACKRERGGTASSSKDTEESLLATSRKDQGPGTQGDVRSPCPPSQAEQALLQSEEAHQGQLWQSHESWSSSSEDMRTPELPSKKSVPQEKHSQSRESWSVSREDMETPELPAARRAPPRKCSQKRQHSEEGPSALPPAPAPAGTSVPVSQLEGLLTALIDSHKASQAAHKAQNQLLEEMLVWLPDKAGAPRKDTTGGHPVGSQRCRHVAESCPHCRGRRAVQDAPVPAALPTNITTNMSKDRNRQRSPVFKLKMSLEQVCQRVLTEELPEQGKGKGNPKDRASSRRLCPKCGKARRQRLSGKEGLQTSPPSDAAALGAGRAGHRHPPQGRGKRQQGQEERAAATQQAKGLHLSTTSFLRAGQAGSQPHQALTRPLPSHVAPGHRTLERETPPLLGSICCGLILILPCLERVCAKLQEKSRPNLARTRRGEELQGQRHRLLEAERQLPQGSPEESNSM; encoded by the exons ATGAACTTTTCCCCCATCGCCATGGACGGTGTCATCTCTCCAGCTTTCCTGTGGTTCCTGATGCTGGTGCTCACCTTCTACCTCCTGCTGACCTTCAACAAGCACAAG gaaggcagctgcaagaagagaaggtgGAGGGGCAGCGATGAGGAGCCCAGAG cagccttttccctctgggAGGAAGATCCAGAGGAGTCTTCAGGGTCCTCTGGGTCCCA ATACACTGGAGTCCTGGAGATGCTCATCACGGATCGCTGGGAGATGGACCTGAACTTTGATAACATAATCAGATCTGTGAAGGAGGCCTCAAAGAG gctcacctgggaggccatcaacagcagctccatcacttgtgactcagcaagtgaagccagcttctcttcagggacgtctttctcccctgctagcgattattccctcacttcaactttggggagccaagccagctctttttcaggggagtctttctcctctttcactgatggagaaggtctgGCTCAAGGCTCTAGAGTGCAGCCTGTCCTCGCGGATCCCCGgcctagccaggagaagcagcaggacctggcgactcgcccacctggcagggaagtgggggccagctgccacatggctggcagtggcctgcagcagcagcaccttgaGGTCCACCTGGATGTGCCCCCCCAATGCCCAGGAGTGTTGGGCTTCCACGTCGgggaaacggagacaactttcttgtaccctgatgcccaagaagacttggaggagcgtgtccagaagaagaaacttgagatgcaactggggctgccggctgctgtctgcaaatccctgcacgccgacctgtcctggcctcctagcccaccaccactgcctgcaaagccagacacggagcaggtttccagcatgcagaggcaaaccttcccaggcaaagccgagttcagtgctgtggagttggatttcagctggaatggcaaggagagcttggagtgtctcatccaggaaaatgaatggcagcaggaagcaggcctgtcagccagtctgggtgaacctcagcaggagttgccaagctcagctcctcgaacacctcagtggcatgctgagcctgatgaggtggtggttcccagtgtgcaggagctgcccttcctcgacaacactgtcaaaaagcagctagagctgcacatcataaaaatgcagatgaaacaGCGCTTTGGGCCACCAGCAAGGATCCCGGCCTGCAAGAAGGTTGCGGCCCCTGTCGCAgggcaaaaagcctcccagcctccccctccacacagaggtgctgggctgccatatcgctcccccttgcagcactggaccaggcatgctcagaccaggtgctctgcagaagagcccccaggccccaagcaggagaagagcaggtgtcccacatctcccatgatgagagagcagagactcagctctcagagcaggaggcagccagaggaagagagccctgaaaaggaagaggctacagaccttgtcatggcatgcccgggacagcagcagggtcaagcctgctctgctccacgtgctttcctgagagcagcacaggagatgtcttggaaggacaaggaggtatcaGCCTGCAAAAGAGAGCGTGggggaacagccagcagcagcaaggacactgaggagtccctgctggccaccagcaggaaggatcagggtcctgggacacaaggggatgtgcgcagcccttgccctcccagccaggcagagcaggcgttgCTGCAGAGCGAGGAAGCTCACCAGGGGCAACTGTGGCAGTcccatgagagctggagcagctccagtgaggacatgaggacaccagagctgccatcaaagaagagtgtcccccaggaaaaacacagccagtcccgtgagagctggagcgtctccagggaggacatggagacaccagagctgccagcagccaggagagctcctccaagaaaatgttcccagaagagacaacacagtgaggagggcccctcagctctgccaccggctccagcccctgcagggaccagtgttccagtctcccagctggaagggctcctcacagccctcatcgattcccacaaggccagccaagctgctcacaaagcgcagaaccagctgctggaggaaatgttggtgtggctcccagacaaggctggggccccaaggaaggacacgacaggagggcaccccgttggctcacagcgctgcagacatgtggctgaaagctgccctcactgcaggggacggagagcagtgcaggatgcgcccgtgccggctgccttgcccaccaatatcaccacaaatatgagcaaggacagaaatcgccaaaggagtcctgtctttaagctgaaaatgagtctggagcaagtctgccAACGGGTACTAACAGAGGAGttgccagagcaggggaagggcaagggaaaccccaaggacagagccagctccaggagactctgccccaaatgcggtaaagctcggcgccagagactctccggcaaggaaggcttgcagacctcacctccatctgatgctgcagccctgggcgcaggaagagcaggacacaggcacccaccccagggcaggggcaagaggcagcaggggcaggaggaaagggctgccgccacccagcaggcaaaggggctccatctttccacaacttcattcttgcgagctgggcaggcggggtctcagccacaccaggccctcaccaggcctctgccctcacatgtggcgcctgggcacaggacactggagagggagacaccacctctgctgggcagcatctgctgtgggctcATCCTCATCCTGCCGTGCCTCGAGAGAGTCTGTGCCAAGCTCCAAGAAAAATCAAGgcctaatttggcaagaacaaggagaggggaggagctgCAAGGGCAAAGGCACAGGCTTTTGGAAGCAGAGCgccagctcccgcagggatctccagaggagagcaacagcatgtga
- the LOC135327797 gene encoding uncharacterized protein LOC135327797 isoform X3: MLITDRWEMDLNFDNIIRSVKEASKRLTWEAINSSSITCDSASEASFSSGTSFSPASDYSLTSTLGSQASSFSGESFSSFTDGEGLAQGSRVQPVLADPRPSQEKQQDLATRPPGREVGASCHMAGSGLQQQHLEVHLDVPPQCPGVLGFHVGETETTFLYPDAQEDLEERVQKKKLEMQLGLPAAVCKSLHADLSWPPSPPPLPAKPDTEQVSSMQRQTFPGKAEFSAVELDFSWNGKESLECLIQENEWQQEAGLSASLGEPQQELPSSAPRTPQWHAEPDEVVVPSVQELPFLDNTVKKQLELHIIKMQMKQRFGPPARIPACKKVAAPVAGQKASQPPPPHRGAGLPYRSPLQHWTRHAQTRCSAEEPPGPKQEKSRCPTSPMMREQRLSSQSRRQPEEESPEKEEATDLVMACPGQQQGQACSAPRAFLRAAQEMSWKDKEVSACKRERGGTASSSKDTEESLLATSRKDQGPGTQGDVRSPCPPSQAEQALLQSEEAHQGQLWQSHESWSSSSEDMRTPELPSKKSVPQEKHSQSRESWSVSREDMETPELPAARRAPPRKCSQKRQHSEEGPSALPPAPAPAGTSVPVSQLEGLLTALIDSHKASQAAHKAQNQLLEEMLVWLPDKAGAPRKDTTGGHPVGSQRCRHVAESCPHCRGRRAVQDAPVPAALPTNITTNMSKDRNRQRSPVFKLKMSLEQVCQRVLTEELPEQGKGKGNPKDRASSRRLCPKCGKARRQRLSGKEGLQTSPPSDAAALGAGRAGHRHPPQGRGKRQQGQEERAAATQQAKGLHLSTTSFLRAGQAGSQPHQALTRPLPSHVAPGHRTLERETPPLLGSICCGLILILPCLERVCAKLQEKSRPNLARTRRGEELQGQRHRLLEAERQLPQGSPEESNSM; encoded by the exons ATGCTCATCACGGATCGCTGGGAGATGGACCTGAACTTTGATAACATAATCAGATCTGTGAAGGAGGCCTCAAAGAG gctcacctgggaggccatcaacagcagctccatcacttgtgactcagcaagtgaagccagcttctcttcagggacgtctttctcccctgctagcgattattccctcacttcaactttggggagccaagccagctctttttcaggggagtctttctcctctttcactgatggagaaggtctgGCTCAAGGCTCTAGAGTGCAGCCTGTCCTCGCGGATCCCCGgcctagccaggagaagcagcaggacctggcgactcgcccacctggcagggaagtgggggccagctgccacatggctggcagtggcctgcagcagcagcaccttgaGGTCCACCTGGATGTGCCCCCCCAATGCCCAGGAGTGTTGGGCTTCCACGTCGgggaaacggagacaactttcttgtaccctgatgcccaagaagacttggaggagcgtgtccagaagaagaaacttgagatgcaactggggctgccggctgctgtctgcaaatccctgcacgccgacctgtcctggcctcctagcccaccaccactgcctgcaaagccagacacggagcaggtttccagcatgcagaggcaaaccttcccaggcaaagccgagttcagtgctgtggagttggatttcagctggaatggcaaggagagcttggagtgtctcatccaggaaaatgaatggcagcaggaagcaggcctgtcagccagtctgggtgaacctcagcaggagttgccaagctcagctcctcgaacacctcagtggcatgctgagcctgatgaggtggtggttcccagtgtgcaggagctgcccttcctcgacaacactgtcaaaaagcagctagagctgcacatcataaaaatgcagatgaaacaGCGCTTTGGGCCACCAGCAAGGATCCCGGCCTGCAAGAAGGTTGCGGCCCCTGTCGCAgggcaaaaagcctcccagcctccccctccacacagaggtgctgggctgccatatcgctcccccttgcagcactggaccaggcatgctcagaccaggtgctctgcagaagagcccccaggccccaagcaggagaagagcaggtgtcccacatctcccatgatgagagagcagagactcagctctcagagcaggaggcagccagaggaagagagccctgaaaaggaagaggctacagaccttgtcatggcatgcccgggacagcagcagggtcaagcctgctctgctccacgtgctttcctgagagcagcacaggagatgtcttggaaggacaaggaggtatcaGCCTGCAAAAGAGAGCGTGggggaacagccagcagcagcaaggacactgaggagtccctgctggccaccagcaggaaggatcagggtcctgggacacaaggggatgtgcgcagcccttgccctcccagccaggcagagcaggcgttgCTGCAGAGCGAGGAAGCTCACCAGGGGCAACTGTGGCAGTcccatgagagctggagcagctccagtgaggacatgaggacaccagagctgccatcaaagaagagtgtcccccaggaaaaacacagccagtcccgtgagagctggagcgtctccagggaggacatggagacaccagagctgccagcagccaggagagctcctccaagaaaatgttcccagaagagacaacacagtgaggagggcccctcagctctgccaccggctccagcccctgcagggaccagtgttccagtctcccagctggaagggctcctcacagccctcatcgattcccacaaggccagccaagctgctcacaaagcgcagaaccagctgctggaggaaatgttggtgtggctcccagacaaggctggggccccaaggaaggacacgacaggagggcaccccgttggctcacagcgctgcagacatgtggctgaaagctgccctcactgcaggggacggagagcagtgcaggatgcgcccgtgccggctgccttgcccaccaatatcaccacaaatatgagcaaggacagaaatcgccaaaggagtcctgtctttaagctgaaaatgagtctggagcaagtctgccAACGGGTACTAACAGAGGAGttgccagagcaggggaagggcaagggaaaccccaaggacagagccagctccaggagactctgccccaaatgcggtaaagctcggcgccagagactctccggcaaggaaggcttgcagacctcacctccatctgatgctgcagccctgggcgcaggaagagcaggacacaggcacccaccccagggcaggggcaagaggcagcaggggcaggaggaaagggctgccgccacccagcaggcaaaggggctccatctttccacaacttcattcttgcgagctgggcaggcggggtctcagccacaccaggccctcaccaggcctctgccctcacatgtggcgcctgggcacaggacactggagagggagacaccacctctgctgggcagcatctgctgtgggctcATCCTCATCCTGCCGTGCCTCGAGAGAGTCTGTGCCAAGCTCCAAGAAAAATCAAGgcctaatttggcaagaacaaggagaggggaggagctgCAAGGGCAAAGGCACAGGCTTTTGGAAGCAGAGCgccagctcccgcagggatctccagaggagagcaacagcatgtga
- the LOC135327797 gene encoding uncharacterized protein LOC135327797 isoform X1: MNFSPIAMDGVISPAFLWFLMLVLTFYLLLTFNKHKEGSCKKRRWRGSDEEPRGERLLGKGRCPAKETLRPHTSTAPLCLCRGSCEGLPHPLTCHLPFQQPFPSGRKIQRSLQGPLGPSKWSPSLCSAAAPSGSRQQERAHSYCPLPTCRYTGVLEMLITDRWEMDLNFDNIIRSVKEASKRLTWEAINSSSITCDSASEASFSSGTSFSPASDYSLTSTLGSQASSFSGESFSSFTDGEGLAQGSRVQPVLADPRPSQEKQQDLATRPPGREVGASCHMAGSGLQQQHLEVHLDVPPQCPGVLGFHVGETETTFLYPDAQEDLEERVQKKKLEMQLGLPAAVCKSLHADLSWPPSPPPLPAKPDTEQVSSMQRQTFPGKAEFSAVELDFSWNGKESLECLIQENEWQQEAGLSASLGEPQQELPSSAPRTPQWHAEPDEVVVPSVQELPFLDNTVKKQLELHIIKMQMKQRFGPPARIPACKKVAAPVAGQKASQPPPPHRGAGLPYRSPLQHWTRHAQTRCSAEEPPGPKQEKSRCPTSPMMREQRLSSQSRRQPEEESPEKEEATDLVMACPGQQQGQACSAPRAFLRAAQEMSWKDKEVSACKRERGGTASSSKDTEESLLATSRKDQGPGTQGDVRSPCPPSQAEQALLQSEEAHQGQLWQSHESWSSSSEDMRTPELPSKKSVPQEKHSQSRESWSVSREDMETPELPAARRAPPRKCSQKRQHSEEGPSALPPAPAPAGTSVPVSQLEGLLTALIDSHKASQAAHKAQNQLLEEMLVWLPDKAGAPRKDTTGGHPVGSQRCRHVAESCPHCRGRRAVQDAPVPAALPTNITTNMSKDRNRQRSPVFKLKMSLEQVCQRVLTEELPEQGKGKGNPKDRASSRRLCPKCGKARRQRLSGKEGLQTSPPSDAAALGAGRAGHRHPPQGRGKRQQGQEERAAATQQAKGLHLSTTSFLRAGQAGSQPHQALTRPLPSHVAPGHRTLERETPPLLGSICCGLILILPCLERVCAKLQEKSRPNLARTRRGEELQGQRHRLLEAERQLPQGSPEESNSM; the protein is encoded by the exons ATGAACTTTTCCCCCATCGCCATGGACGGTGTCATCTCTCCAGCTTTCCTGTGGTTCCTGATGCTGGTGCTCACCTTCTACCTCCTGCTGACCTTCAACAAGCACAAG gaaggcagctgcaagaagagaaggtgGAGGGGCAGCGATGAGGAGCCCAGAGGTGAGCggctcctgggcaagggcaggtgcCCTGCAAAGGAAACCCTGAGACCCCACACATCCACCGCCCCGCTCTGCCTCTGCcggggctcctgtgagggactGCCCCATCCGCTCACTTGCcatctccccttccagcagccttttccctctgggAGGAAGATCCAGAGGAGTCTTCAGGGTCCTCTGGGTCCCAGtaagtggagcccttccctctgtagtgcagcagccccctctgggagCCGCCAGCAAGAGAGAGCCCATTCATACTGCCCTCTGCCCACATGCAGATACACTGGAGTCCTGGAGATGCTCATCACGGATCGCTGGGAGATGGACCTGAACTTTGATAACATAATCAGATCTGTGAAGGAGGCCTCAAAGAG gctcacctgggaggccatcaacagcagctccatcacttgtgactcagcaagtgaagccagcttctcttcagggacgtctttctcccctgctagcgattattccctcacttcaactttggggagccaagccagctctttttcaggggagtctttctcctctttcactgatggagaaggtctgGCTCAAGGCTCTAGAGTGCAGCCTGTCCTCGCGGATCCCCGgcctagccaggagaagcagcaggacctggcgactcgcccacctggcagggaagtgggggccagctgccacatggctggcagtggcctgcagcagcagcaccttgaGGTCCACCTGGATGTGCCCCCCCAATGCCCAGGAGTGTTGGGCTTCCACGTCGgggaaacggagacaactttcttgtaccctgatgcccaagaagacttggaggagcgtgtccagaagaagaaacttgagatgcaactggggctgccggctgctgtctgcaaatccctgcacgccgacctgtcctggcctcctagcccaccaccactgcctgcaaagccagacacggagcaggtttccagcatgcagaggcaaaccttcccaggcaaagccgagttcagtgctgtggagttggatttcagctggaatggcaaggagagcttggagtgtctcatccaggaaaatgaatggcagcaggaagcaggcctgtcagccagtctgggtgaacctcagcaggagttgccaagctcagctcctcgaacacctcagtggcatgctgagcctgatgaggtggtggttcccagtgtgcaggagctgcccttcctcgacaacactgtcaaaaagcagctagagctgcacatcataaaaatgcagatgaaacaGCGCTTTGGGCCACCAGCAAGGATCCCGGCCTGCAAGAAGGTTGCGGCCCCTGTCGCAgggcaaaaagcctcccagcctccccctccacacagaggtgctgggctgccatatcgctcccccttgcagcactggaccaggcatgctcagaccaggtgctctgcagaagagcccccaggccccaagcaggagaagagcaggtgtcccacatctcccatgatgagagagcagagactcagctctcagagcaggaggcagccagaggaagagagccctgaaaaggaagaggctacagaccttgtcatggcatgcccgggacagcagcagggtcaagcctgctctgctccacgtgctttcctgagagcagcacaggagatgtcttggaaggacaaggaggtatcaGCCTGCAAAAGAGAGCGTGggggaacagccagcagcagcaaggacactgaggagtccctgctggccaccagcaggaaggatcagggtcctgggacacaaggggatgtgcgcagcccttgccctcccagccaggcagagcaggcgttgCTGCAGAGCGAGGAAGCTCACCAGGGGCAACTGTGGCAGTcccatgagagctggagcagctccagtgaggacatgaggacaccagagctgccatcaaagaagagtgtcccccaggaaaaacacagccagtcccgtgagagctggagcgtctccagggaggacatggagacaccagagctgccagcagccaggagagctcctccaagaaaatgttcccagaagagacaacacagtgaggagggcccctcagctctgccaccggctccagcccctgcagggaccagtgttccagtctcccagctggaagggctcctcacagccctcatcgattcccacaaggccagccaagctgctcacaaagcgcagaaccagctgctggaggaaatgttggtgtggctcccagacaaggctggggccccaaggaaggacacgacaggagggcaccccgttggctcacagcgctgcagacatgtggctgaaagctgccctcactgcaggggacggagagcagtgcaggatgcgcccgtgccggctgccttgcccaccaatatcaccacaaatatgagcaaggacagaaatcgccaaaggagtcctgtctttaagctgaaaatgagtctggagcaagtctgccAACGGGTACTAACAGAGGAGttgccagagcaggggaagggcaagggaaaccccaaggacagagccagctccaggagactctgccccaaatgcggtaaagctcggcgccagagactctccggcaaggaaggcttgcagacctcacctccatctgatgctgcagccctgggcgcaggaagagcaggacacaggcacccaccccagggcaggggcaagaggcagcaggggcaggaggaaagggctgccgccacccagcaggcaaaggggctccatctttccacaacttcattcttgcgagctgggcaggcggggtctcagccacaccaggccctcaccaggcctctgccctcacatgtggcgcctgggcacaggacactggagagggagacaccacctctgctgggcagcatctgctgtgggctcATCCTCATCCTGCCGTGCCTCGAGAGAGTCTGTGCCAAGCTCCAAGAAAAATCAAGgcctaatttggcaagaacaaggagaggggaggagctgCAAGGGCAAAGGCACAGGCTTTTGGAAGCAGAGCgccagctcccgcagggatctccagaggagagcaacagcatgtga